One region of Hymenobacter sediminicola genomic DNA includes:
- the frr gene encoding ribosome recycling factor: MDEEIQFYLSEAEESMGKSLQHTNLELSRIRAGKASPAMLDSLRVDYYGTPTPISQVANVSTPDARTLFIKPWEKNIIAEVVKAIKNSDLGLNPQSDAEGVRLNIPPMTEERRRELVKQVKNEAEAGKVRIRSIRKDVNESLRKLLKDGASEDAIKDAEAKVQKATDSYITQVDGLMSKKESEIMTI, encoded by the coding sequence ATGGACGAGGAAATTCAGTTTTACCTGAGCGAAGCCGAAGAGTCGATGGGCAAGTCCCTTCAACACACCAACCTGGAACTAAGCCGTATCCGGGCTGGTAAGGCCTCGCCGGCCATGCTCGATTCGTTGCGGGTTGATTACTATGGTACTCCCACGCCTATCTCACAGGTAGCCAACGTTTCGACTCCCGATGCCCGCACGCTTTTCATCAAGCCTTGGGAAAAGAATATCATTGCCGAAGTAGTAAAAGCCATCAAGAATAGTGACCTGGGCCTGAACCCACAGTCTGACGCTGAGGGAGTACGGCTGAATATTCCGCCCATGACGGAAGAGCGACGCCGTGAACTGGTAAAGCAGGTAAAAAACGAGGCTGAAGCAGGCAAAGTACGCATCCGCAGCATCCGCAAGGACGTGAACGAGTCGTTGCGGAAGCTGTTGAAAGATGGTGCCTCCGAAGATGCCATTAAGGATGCGGAAGCCAAGGTGCAGAAAGCCACCGACAGCTATATCACGCAGGTTGATGGCCTGATGAGCAAGAAGGAATCTGAAATCATGACCATCTGA
- a CDS encoding M1 family metallopeptidase: MKYPIFGILSLVLACQLEAPAQAVKSGKPTSSKAATHKKTEQPDTPPAATVGVVVPSWLPPTHSVKPAATILYDLLDTKLDVRFDWNKQWLLGTAVLTVRPHFYPQNQLLLDAKGFEVKSVKLLNGNKEKNLNYTYDKKKLTINLDRAYSRTEPCQVRIQYVAKPNELEAGGSAAITQDKGLYFVNPLGTDKTKPRQIWTQGETEGSSCWFPTIDKPNQRMTQEISLTVEGTLKTLSNGLLVGSKKNSDGTRTDTWKQSLPHAPYLAMLAVGNFAVVSDTWRGKSVEYYVDPQYSSTAKAVFGNTPEMLDFFSKKLGVDFPWEKYAQVAVHDFVSGAMENTTAVTFEQSLVQFTARELPDVGYDAESTVAHELFHHWFGDYVTSESWANLPLNESFADYSELLWAEHKYGADAAALVQQEKMGRYLEEAQSKREPLIRYQYAQNEDMFDRHSYDKGGRVLHMLRKYVGDEAFFTALNRYLTQNKFSASEIAKLRIAFEETTGEDLMWFFDQWFMKRGHPELKVTHSFANGQVSLRVQQLQDSTFTPIYRLPVGVTVWANNQPTEHRIVITRADQTFRLPSSQRPALVKFDSDAQLLAEIEEERSQEELLYQFSHARNYLQKYEAIDRLRTKGADLAVSSMLRAALNDNFWAVRQTAVEALRRYKGPEGESVRKELQRVAASDKKSQVRATALTTLSAFTNENYSSLYLTALNDSSYKVVGAAIQALAKTPTADSQEKITALQETKSQEVLSAISAYFSLNGSSTEQYQWFLRRLPDVSEADLYRSYLPNFATFMLRIPPIEREKGIQKLESLARNAPNSIVRLGAYRGLSILATGMPTIKTVMQDIRSKEKDEQVKAYYALMQ, from the coding sequence ATGAAATACCCGATTTTCGGTATTCTGAGCCTCGTTCTGGCATGCCAGCTGGAAGCACCAGCTCAGGCGGTTAAGTCTGGTAAGCCCACCAGTAGCAAGGCCGCTACGCACAAAAAAACCGAGCAACCGGACACGCCTCCCGCTGCTACTGTAGGGGTAGTTGTGCCCTCTTGGTTACCACCCACGCATTCGGTAAAGCCGGCCGCCACCATCCTGTATGATCTGCTGGATACCAAGCTCGACGTTCGATTCGACTGGAACAAACAATGGCTGCTCGGAACGGCTGTACTTACGGTTCGTCCGCACTTCTATCCACAAAATCAGCTGCTACTTGATGCCAAAGGCTTTGAGGTGAAAAGTGTGAAGCTGCTCAACGGTAACAAGGAGAAAAACCTCAACTACACCTACGACAAAAAGAAGCTTACCATCAACCTGGACAGAGCCTACTCCCGCACGGAGCCTTGCCAGGTACGCATACAGTATGTAGCCAAGCCCAACGAACTGGAAGCCGGTGGTAGTGCGGCCATCACGCAGGACAAGGGGCTGTACTTTGTAAACCCGCTCGGTACTGATAAAACCAAGCCTCGCCAGATCTGGACGCAGGGTGAGACGGAAGGAAGCTCTTGCTGGTTCCCGACCATCGACAAGCCGAACCAGCGGATGACCCAGGAAATCAGCCTGACAGTAGAAGGAACGCTAAAAACGTTGTCTAACGGTCTGCTGGTTGGTTCCAAGAAAAACAGTGACGGCACTCGCACCGACACTTGGAAGCAGAGCCTGCCACACGCCCCTTACCTAGCTATGCTTGCCGTCGGCAACTTTGCCGTCGTGAGTGACACATGGCGCGGCAAGTCAGTTGAATACTACGTCGATCCGCAATATAGCAGCACCGCCAAAGCAGTATTCGGCAACACGCCCGAAATGCTGGATTTCTTCTCGAAGAAGCTGGGTGTTGATTTTCCATGGGAAAAGTACGCGCAGGTAGCCGTCCACGACTTTGTTTCGGGGGCTATGGAAAACACTACGGCCGTTACGTTCGAGCAAAGCTTGGTGCAGTTCACCGCTCGTGAGCTGCCCGATGTTGGCTACGATGCCGAGTCTACAGTGGCCCACGAATTATTCCACCATTGGTTCGGCGATTATGTCACGAGTGAATCGTGGGCCAACTTGCCCCTGAACGAATCCTTTGCTGATTATTCAGAGCTATTGTGGGCCGAGCACAAATACGGTGCTGATGCGGCGGCGCTGGTGCAGCAGGAGAAAATGGGCCGCTATTTAGAGGAAGCACAGAGCAAGCGTGAACCTTTGATTCGGTACCAGTATGCGCAGAACGAGGACATGTTTGACCGCCATTCCTACGACAAGGGTGGCCGGGTCCTGCATATGCTGCGCAAATACGTAGGGGACGAAGCCTTCTTCACAGCCCTGAACCGCTACTTGACCCAGAACAAATTCTCGGCCTCCGAAATAGCCAAGCTGCGTATTGCCTTCGAAGAAACGACCGGCGAAGACCTGATGTGGTTCTTTGACCAATGGTTTATGAAGCGAGGCCACCCAGAGTTGAAAGTAACTCACAGCTTCGCCAATGGCCAGGTAAGTCTACGTGTGCAACAGCTGCAAGACTCCACTTTCACCCCAATCTATCGGCTCCCGGTAGGAGTAACGGTGTGGGCCAATAACCAACCAACGGAACACCGCATCGTCATTACCAGAGCCGATCAAACCTTTCGGCTGCCTTCCTCCCAACGCCCTGCTCTGGTAAAGTTTGATAGCGACGCCCAACTGCTGGCTGAAATAGAAGAGGAACGGAGCCAGGAAGAACTTCTCTACCAGTTCAGTCACGCGCGCAACTACCTGCAGAAATACGAAGCCATTGACCGGCTTCGTACCAAAGGCGCCGACTTGGCAGTCAGCAGTATGCTACGAGCCGCTCTGAACGATAATTTCTGGGCTGTGCGTCAAACGGCAGTAGAAGCGCTGCGCCGCTATAAAGGGCCGGAGGGGGAGTCCGTCCGTAAGGAACTGCAGCGGGTAGCCGCCTCAGACAAAAAAAGCCAGGTTCGAGCCACTGCTCTTACAACGCTGTCTGCTTTCACGAATGAGAACTATAGCAGCCTCTACCTAACGGCGCTCAATGACAGTTCCTACAAAGTAGTTGGCGCAGCTATTCAGGCGCTGGCCAAAACCCCTACCGCCGATTCACAAGAGAAAATAACGGCTTTGCAGGAAACCAAGAGCCAAGAAGTGCTCAGTGCTATTTCTGCCTACTTTTCCTTGAATGGTAGCAGTACTGAGCAGTACCAATGGTTTTTGCGCCGGCTACCCGATGTAAGCGAGGCGGATCTGTATCGGAGCTATCTACCCAACTTTGCGACATTCATGCTCCGCATACCTCCCATAGAGCGGGAGAAAGGAATCCAGAAGCTGGAAAGTCTGGCTCGCAATGCCCCCAACAGTATCGTGCGATTGGGTGCCTACCGCGGCTTAAGTATTTTGGCTACCGGCATGCCTACTATCAAAACGGTTATGCAGGATATTCGCAGCAAGGAAAAAGATGAGCAGGTGAAGGCCTACTATGCGCTGATGCAATAG
- a CDS encoding sigma-70 family RNA polymerase sigma factor: protein MSDSPERVPKLSKEEKDRRFQAELMPVIDSLYNFAFRLTLDEDDANDLVQETYLKAYRFFEYFEQGTNAKAWLFRILKNSFINDFRKKSKQPAKVDYSEIEGYYNSEDVESDSDAGGTSSDMRQQAVRDLIGDEVASALNSLPVDFRTVIILCDLEGFTYEEMAKVLDIPIGTVRSRLHRARNFLKEKLEKYAQSMGYGSEAGATDTELEEDENE, encoded by the coding sequence ATGAGCGACTCTCCCGAACGGGTTCCGAAGCTTAGTAAAGAAGAGAAAGACCGTCGGTTTCAGGCTGAATTAATGCCTGTAATCGATTCTCTGTACAATTTCGCCTTTCGTCTCACCTTGGACGAAGACGACGCCAATGACCTTGTGCAAGAGACTTATCTGAAGGCCTATCGGTTCTTCGAGTACTTCGAGCAGGGAACCAACGCCAAAGCATGGCTGTTTCGCATCCTGAAAAACTCGTTCATCAACGACTTTCGGAAAAAGAGTAAACAACCCGCCAAGGTCGACTACAGCGAAATTGAGGGCTACTACAATTCGGAAGACGTCGAGTCCGACAGTGACGCGGGTGGAACCTCGTCTGATATGCGGCAGCAAGCCGTGCGTGACCTCATCGGCGACGAAGTGGCCAGCGCACTTAACTCACTGCCCGTGGATTTTCGCACCGTCATCATCCTCTGCGACCTAGAAGGGTTCACCTATGAGGAGATGGCCAAAGTGCTGGATATCCCTATCGGTACAGTTCGCTCCCGCTTGCACAGGGCTCGTAATTTCTTGAAGGAAAAACTGGAAAAATATGCCCAGTCAATGGGATATGGCTCCGAAGCCGGTGCTACAGACACCGAGCTGGAAGAAGACGAAAACGAATAA
- the rplJ gene encoding 50S ribosomal protein L10: MIREEKQALVDELSEKFQSHNAFYIADASGMSVAKINEFRRLCFTRGMEFKVYKNTFIRKALDTLGGDTSEMDAALKGQSGILFSKESGNAPAKLLQDFYKSQNYGKNVEPKPALKGAYVDAGIYIGANQLSGLSTLKGKNELIGDVIGLLQSPAKNVISALSSGGNKLAGIIKTLSEKEEVAG, from the coding sequence ATGATCCGGGAAGAAAAACAAGCCCTCGTCGACGAGTTGAGCGAGAAGTTTCAATCGCACAACGCGTTCTACATTGCCGATGCATCGGGAATGTCGGTGGCGAAAATCAACGAATTCCGTCGCCTGTGCTTTACGCGCGGCATGGAGTTCAAAGTGTACAAAAACACGTTCATCCGCAAAGCTCTCGACACCCTCGGCGGCGACACTTCGGAGATGGATGCTGCGCTGAAAGGCCAATCGGGCATTCTGTTCTCGAAAGAATCGGGTAACGCTCCTGCCAAACTGCTGCAAGACTTCTATAAGTCGCAGAACTATGGCAAGAACGTAGAGCCGAAGCCTGCTTTGAAAGGTGCTTATGTAGATGCCGGCATCTACATCGGTGCTAATCAGCTCAGCGGCCTCAGCACACTTAAAGGTAAAAACGAGCTTATCGGTGACGTTATCGGTCTGCTCCAGTCACCTGCCAAGAATGTTATCTCTGCTCTGTCGAGCGGTGGCAACAAACTGGCTGGTATCATCAAAACGCTTTCCGAAAAAGAAGAGGTTGCAGGCTAA
- a CDS encoding biotin/lipoyl-containing protein, whose amino-acid sequence MLQVSTSPTHFWDVDYRANGAVSVNGQPFEWDLAVVGPGRFHILHDGRSYGAEIVSADYTAKTFQFKINGQLLELQAKDRFDLLLDKLGMSNAAVSKVNELKAPMPGLIVDIRVEPGQTVQKGDPLLVLEAMKMENILKAPGDATVAAIKIGLRDNVNKGQVLIQFA is encoded by the coding sequence ATGCTACAGGTCAGCACCAGCCCCACTCACTTCTGGGATGTAGACTATCGTGCCAATGGCGCAGTTTCTGTCAATGGTCAGCCGTTTGAGTGGGATTTGGCAGTAGTAGGTCCGGGCCGCTTCCATATTCTGCATGACGGCCGCTCGTATGGGGCCGAAATAGTATCGGCAGACTATACTGCCAAAACGTTTCAATTCAAGATTAACGGTCAGCTGCTGGAGTTGCAGGCCAAAGACCGGTTTGATCTGCTGCTTGATAAGCTGGGGATGAGCAATGCCGCCGTCAGCAAAGTCAACGAATTGAAAGCTCCCATGCCGGGCCTGATTGTGGATATCCGGGTAGAGCCGGGCCAGACAGTACAGAAAGGCGACCCACTGCTGGTTCTGGAAGCTATGAAGATGGAAAACATACTCAAGGCGCCCGGTGACGCAACGGTGGCAGCTATCAAAATCGGGCTCCGCGACAATGTCAACAAAGGCCAGGTGCTAATTCAATTCGCCTAA
- the pyrH gene encoding UMP kinase, translating to MKYKRILLKLSGEALMGQQQYGIDAIRLMQYAEEIKRAAATGTQVAVVIGGGNIFRGVQAEAFGLDRVQGDYMGMLATVINSMALQSALEKLDVNTRLLSGVTIQRVCEPYIRRRALRHLEKGRVVIFGAGIGSPYFTTDSAASLRAIEIEADVVLKGTRVDGIYTADPEKDPSAVRYPTITFDEVMEKNLNVMDMTAFTLCKENNLPIIVFDMNKAGNLQRLIDGETVGTLVTMKVTEPQPLNAKQSSLQPSLDTPTEQA from the coding sequence TTGAAGTATAAACGAATTCTGCTCAAGCTCAGCGGTGAGGCGCTGATGGGCCAACAGCAATACGGCATCGATGCCATCCGGCTGATGCAATACGCAGAGGAAATCAAGAGAGCAGCTGCAACGGGCACTCAGGTAGCCGTTGTAATTGGAGGAGGCAACATTTTCCGGGGCGTTCAGGCCGAAGCGTTTGGCCTAGACCGAGTACAAGGCGACTACATGGGCATGCTGGCGACGGTCATTAATTCCATGGCCCTGCAAAGCGCACTCGAAAAGCTGGATGTAAATACCCGGTTGCTATCCGGCGTCACGATTCAACGGGTATGTGAGCCGTATATCCGGCGACGGGCACTACGCCACCTTGAGAAAGGACGCGTCGTGATTTTTGGGGCCGGCATTGGCTCTCCCTACTTTACCACTGACTCTGCTGCTTCGCTCCGGGCTATTGAGATTGAGGCGGATGTGGTGCTGAAAGGTACACGTGTGGATGGCATTTATACTGCCGACCCCGAGAAAGACCCATCAGCGGTGCGCTATCCAACCATTACCTTCGATGAAGTGATGGAAAAGAACCTGAACGTGATGGACATGACTGCCTTCACGTTGTGCAAGGAAAACAACTTGCCGATCATTGTTTTTGATATGAACAAGGCAGGCAACCTGCAACGGCTGATTGATGGCGAAACAGTAGGCACCTTGGTTACGATGAAAGTAACGGAGCCGCAGCCCCTGAATGCTAAGCAGAGCAGCCTGCAACCTAGCCTAGACACTCCCACTGAGCAAGCATAA
- the tuf gene encoding elongation factor Tu has product MAKENFDRSKPHVNIGTIGHVDHGKTTLTAAITMVLANKGLAAKRDFSSIDNAPEEKERGITINTSHVEYATENRHYAHVDCPGHADYVKNMVTGAAQMDGAILVVAATDGPMPQTREHILLARQVGVPQLVVFMNKVDMVDDPELLELVEMEIRELLSFYDFDGDNIPVIQGSALGGLNGDAAWVPKIEELMAAVDSYIPIPARLTDLPFLMPVEDVFSITGRGTVATGRIERGIINSGEQVEILGMGAENLKSTVTGVEMFRKILDRGEAGDNVGLLLRGIEKEAIRRGMVICKPGSVKPHTKFKAEVYVLSKEEGGRHTPFFNNYRPQFYFRTTDVTGIISLGEGVEMVMPGDNVTISVELINSVAMEKGLRFAIREGGRTVGAGQVTEITE; this is encoded by the coding sequence ATGGCCAAAGAAAATTTTGATCGTTCCAAGCCGCACGTGAACATCGGTACGATCGGGCACGTCGACCACGGCAAAACCACCCTGACCGCTGCTATCACGATGGTACTGGCGAACAAAGGTTTGGCCGCCAAGCGTGACTTCTCGTCGATCGACAACGCTCCTGAAGAAAAAGAGCGTGGTATCACGATCAACACGTCGCACGTTGAGTACGCTACCGAAAACCGTCACTACGCTCACGTTGACTGCCCAGGTCACGCTGACTATGTGAAGAACATGGTAACGGGTGCTGCCCAGATGGACGGCGCTATCCTTGTGGTAGCTGCTACCGACGGCCCAATGCCCCAGACCCGTGAGCACATCCTGCTGGCTCGCCAGGTAGGTGTTCCTCAACTGGTAGTGTTCATGAACAAAGTGGACATGGTGGATGACCCCGAGCTGCTCGAGCTCGTGGAAATGGAAATCCGCGAACTGCTCTCGTTCTACGATTTCGACGGCGACAACATTCCAGTTATTCAGGGCTCGGCTCTGGGTGGCCTGAACGGCGACGCTGCTTGGGTTCCCAAGATCGAAGAGCTGATGGCTGCTGTTGACAGCTACATTCCGATTCCTGCTCGTCTGACCGACCTGCCCTTCCTGATGCCAGTAGAGGACGTATTCTCTATCACGGGTCGTGGAACGGTTGCTACCGGCCGTATCGAGCGTGGTATCATCAACTCGGGTGAGCAAGTTGAAATCCTCGGTATGGGTGCTGAAAACCTCAAGTCGACCGTAACTGGCGTTGAGATGTTCCGCAAAATCCTTGACCGTGGTGAAGCTGGTGACAACGTAGGTCTGCTGCTCCGTGGTATTGAAAAAGAAGCCATACGTCGTGGTATGGTTATCTGCAAGCCCGGTTCCGTTAAGCCTCACACCAAGTTCAAAGCTGAGGTGTACGTGCTGTCGAAAGAAGAAGGTGGCCGTCACACGCCGTTCTTCAACAACTACCGTCCTCAGTTCTATTTCCGCACCACCGACGTAACCGGCATCATCTCGCTGGGCGAAGGCGTGGAAATGGTAATGCCTGGTGACAACGTGACCATCTCGGTTGAGTTGATCAACTCGGTAGCTATGGAAAAAGGTCTGCGTTTCGCTATCCGCGAAGGTGGCCGTACCGTAGGTGCAGGTCAGGTAACTGAAATCACCGAATAG
- the nusG gene encoding transcription termination/antitermination protein NusG → MGELKWYVVRSVSGQEKKAKTYLETEIGRHGLSDLVPQVLIPAEKVYEMRNGKKRVRERNLYPGYIIIHADLTHGEVDHIITSTPGVLGFLSDKEGKAANQNTKPIPLRLSEVNNILGIVDEAEEQTATLETPFVAGELVKIVDGGFAGMLGTVSEVFEERKKLNVIVKIFGRSTPMELSYTQVEKES, encoded by the coding sequence ATGGGAGAGCTGAAGTGGTATGTGGTTCGTTCGGTGAGCGGACAAGAGAAAAAGGCCAAAACCTATCTCGAAACTGAAATCGGTCGTCACGGCCTGTCGGATTTGGTTCCGCAGGTATTGATTCCGGCTGAGAAGGTGTATGAGATGCGCAATGGCAAGAAGCGTGTGCGTGAACGGAACCTGTATCCAGGTTACATTATTATCCATGCTGACCTGACGCACGGCGAGGTAGACCACATTATCACTAGCACGCCCGGAGTATTGGGCTTCCTGAGTGATAAAGAGGGAAAGGCTGCCAACCAGAACACAAAGCCTATTCCTCTGCGTCTTTCTGAGGTAAATAACATCCTCGGTATTGTAGACGAAGCAGAAGAGCAGACAGCCACGCTGGAAACTCCCTTTGTAGCCGGTGAACTGGTGAAAATCGTGGATGGTGGCTTTGCTGGAATGCTTGGTACTGTTTCTGAAGTTTTCGAGGAGCGGAAGAAGCTCAACGTAATTGTTAAAATATTCGGCCGTAGCACTCCAATGGAGTTGAGCTACACACAGGTTGAAAAAGAATCATAG
- the rplA gene encoding 50S ribosomal protein L1, translating to MAKISKKRKEALAKHDLTEVRNLVEAAKVVKDITYTKFDASVDIDVRLGVDPRKADQMVRGVATLPHGTGKTVRVLALVTADKEAEATAAGADYVGLDDYIAKIEKGWTDIDVIITMPSVMAKVGRLGRVLGPRGLMPNPKSGTVTTDVAKAVQEVKAGKIDFKVDKTGIIHCSVGKVSFDDQKLAENAIEVIQTLIRLKPSSAKGTYIKSITLSSTMSPAVPVDTTVTSA from the coding sequence ATGGCAAAGATTAGCAAAAAGCGCAAGGAAGCCCTTGCCAAGCACGACCTGACCGAAGTTCGGAATCTGGTTGAAGCGGCCAAAGTGGTAAAGGACATCACCTATACCAAGTTTGACGCCTCCGTAGATATCGACGTTCGTCTGGGTGTTGACCCCCGCAAAGCTGACCAGATGGTACGTGGCGTAGCTACGCTGCCCCATGGTACTGGCAAAACTGTTCGTGTTCTGGCCCTCGTTACGGCCGACAAAGAAGCCGAAGCTACTGCAGCTGGTGCTGACTATGTTGGGCTGGACGATTATATCGCCAAAATCGAAAAGGGCTGGACAGATATCGACGTTATCATCACGATGCCGTCGGTAATGGCTAAAGTTGGTCGTCTGGGCCGGGTACTGGGCCCACGTGGCCTGATGCCGAACCCCAAATCTGGTACTGTTACGACGGACGTAGCTAAAGCTGTTCAGGAAGTGAAGGCTGGTAAAATCGACTTCAAAGTTGACAAAACCGGTATCATTCACTGCTCGGTTGGCAAAGTGTCGTTTGACGACCAGAAGCTGGCTGAAAATGCCATTGAAGTAATTCAAACCCTTATCCGTTTGAAGCCTTCTTCGGCCAAAGGCACCTACATCAAGAGCATCACGCTTTCGAGCACCATGTCTCCTGCTGTTCCGGTCGACACCACGGTAACTTCCGCATAA
- the secE gene encoding preprotein translocase subunit SecE has protein sequence MDKKPNYFRDTVEEMRYKVTWPSLEELQKSAGLVLIGSLVFAAVVGLMDVVFKTGLEAFYNSFH, from the coding sequence ATGGATAAGAAACCGAATTACTTCCGCGACACCGTCGAGGAGATGCGCTACAAGGTAACGTGGCCTTCTCTCGAGGAACTCCAGAAGAGTGCCGGCTTGGTGCTCATTGGCTCGTTGGTATTCGCTGCTGTTGTTGGTCTGATGGACGTTGTGTTCAAAACAGGTCTAGAGGCGTTCTACAACTCATTCCATTAA
- the gmk gene encoding guanylate kinase — MQGKIIAFSAPSGAGKTTIVHRLMAAIPDLSFSISACTRDRRGRTETNGKDYHFISVQEFQEKIRHDEFVEWEEVYEGAFYGTLKSEIERIWESGKHAVLDVDVKGGLSIKEFYKDRALAVFVKPPSLEVLESRLRHRATDSASSISARLYKANFELTFEDRFDVTVINDDLDEATAQAEKLVRDFITAEPAIL; from the coding sequence ATGCAGGGTAAAATTATAGCGTTTTCGGCCCCTTCCGGTGCCGGCAAAACCACTATCGTCCACCGCCTGATGGCGGCCATTCCGGACCTGAGCTTTTCCATTTCGGCGTGCACCCGCGACAGACGGGGCCGTACCGAAACAAATGGAAAAGACTATCACTTCATTTCCGTTCAGGAATTCCAGGAGAAAATCCGCCACGATGAGTTTGTGGAATGGGAGGAAGTGTACGAGGGTGCCTTCTACGGCACGCTCAAGTCCGAAATTGAGCGCATTTGGGAGAGCGGCAAGCACGCCGTACTGGATGTAGACGTGAAAGGTGGCCTCAGCATCAAGGAGTTCTATAAGGACCGGGCCTTGGCAGTTTTCGTGAAGCCTCCTTCGTTGGAGGTGTTGGAAAGCCGCCTGCGCCACCGAGCCACCGATTCTGCTTCCAGCATTTCTGCCCGTCTGTACAAGGCCAATTTTGAATTGACCTTTGAAGACCGGTTTGATGTGACGGTCATCAACGATGACCTGGATGAGGCTACCGCGCAGGCTGAAAAGCTAGTGCGGGACTTCATTACGGCGGAGCCAGCTATACTATGA
- the nadD gene encoding nicotinate (nicotinamide) nucleotide adenylyltransferase, whose amino-acid sequence MMEAASGHPTRVGLLFGSFNPIHIGHLILAEHMATRTKLDEVWFVVSPQSPYKVGQELLPEAARLELVQAAISDNEQLRVSDVEFHLPRPSYTIATLDELRQQHPAIAFTLLMGSDNLEGLAGWKDADRIQQEFDLYVYPRPGHPVDEQDLGSRVQVVSAPLLDISATFIRQSIQAGQSIRYLVPTVVESLIRQHHYWVT is encoded by the coding sequence ATGATGGAGGCCGCTTCCGGCCACCCAACTAGGGTCGGGCTGCTATTCGGCTCCTTCAATCCCATCCATATTGGCCATTTGATATTGGCCGAGCACATGGCCACGCGCACCAAATTAGATGAGGTGTGGTTTGTCGTGTCGCCGCAGAGCCCTTACAAGGTAGGACAAGAGCTGCTGCCAGAGGCTGCCCGATTGGAACTGGTACAGGCGGCCATTTCTGATAATGAGCAGCTACGCGTGTCAGATGTAGAATTCCATTTGCCTCGTCCCAGCTACACCATTGCTACACTGGACGAGTTGCGTCAGCAGCATCCCGCCATTGCCTTTACCCTTCTCATGGGCAGCGACAATCTGGAGGGGCTGGCCGGCTGGAAGGATGCCGACCGTATACAACAGGAGTTTGACCTATATGTATACCCGCGGCCCGGTCATCCGGTAGATGAACAAGACCTTGGGTCACGTGTGCAGGTAGTTTCTGCTCCTCTACTAGACATATCCGCTACCTTCATTCGGCAAAGTATCCAGGCAGGACAATCCATCCGATATTTGGTGCCCACAGTTGTTGAGTCCTTGATCCGACAGCACCACTACTGGGTTACCTAG
- the rplL gene encoding 50S ribosomal protein L7/L12 — translation MADLKAFAEQLVSLTVKEVNELATILKDEYGIEPAAAAPVMMAGGGAAAAEAPEEKTSFDVILKSAGAGKLAVVKLVKDLTGLGLKEAKELVDGAPKALKEGVAKDEAEGLKKQLEEAGAEVEIK, via the coding sequence ATGGCAGATTTGAAAGCATTCGCCGAGCAGCTCGTTAGCCTGACGGTAAAAGAAGTAAACGAACTGGCTACTATCCTGAAAGACGAGTATGGCATTGAGCCTGCTGCTGCTGCTCCGGTAATGATGGCTGGCGGTGGCGCTGCCGCTGCTGAAGCTCCTGAAGAGAAGACTTCGTTCGACGTAATCCTGAAGTCGGCTGGTGCTGGCAAACTGGCTGTGGTGAAACTGGTGAAAGACCTGACCGGTCTGGGCCTGAAAGAAGCCAAAGAACTGGTTGACGGTGCTCCTAAAGCCCTGAAAGAAGGTGTTGCCAAAGACGAGGCTGAAGGCCTGAAGAAGCAACTGGAAGAAGCCGGCGCTGAAGTAGAAATCAAGTAG
- the rplK gene encoding 50S ribosomal protein L11, which translates to MAKEIRGYLKLQIKGGAANPAPPVGPALGSKGLNIMEFCKQFNARTQDKAGQVCPVLITMYTDKSFDFVVKTPPVPVLLMDAAKLQSGSKEPNRNKVGSVSWDQVRTIAETKMPDLNAFKVESAMKQVAGTARSMGITISGTSPFAE; encoded by the coding sequence ATGGCCAAGGAAATTAGAGGTTATCTGAAGCTTCAGATAAAGGGAGGTGCCGCGAATCCCGCGCCACCGGTTGGACCTGCACTTGGTAGCAAAGGCCTTAACATCATGGAGTTTTGCAAGCAGTTCAATGCTCGCACCCAAGATAAGGCCGGCCAAGTTTGTCCTGTACTCATCACCATGTACACCGATAAGTCGTTTGACTTTGTGGTGAAGACTCCTCCGGTGCCGGTGCTCCTCATGGATGCTGCCAAGCTCCAGAGCGGTTCGAAAGAGCCGAACCGTAATAAGGTAGGGTCGGTATCATGGGACCAAGTGCGTACTATCGCCGAGACGAAAATGCCGGACCTCAATGCCTTCAAGGTAGAGTCGGCAATGAAGCAGGTGGCTGGTACGGCTCGCAGCATGGGCATCACCATCTCGGGTACTTCTCCCTTTGCTGAATAA